Proteins encoded in a region of the Teredinibacter purpureus genome:
- a CDS encoding SAM-dependent methyltransferase encodes MDVGCGWGGSLVYLCEKYGVTGHGITLSGLAVPVAEKKAKEHGVDAGFEKLHWNNLAPRKPYDAIYSDEAIVHFPDLSAYYEKMYKYLKPTGYMVNKELHFTHSKYKHAGDRLSQHINKVYGYSGNYIT; translated from the coding sequence TTGGATGTTGGTTGTGGTTGGGGTGGTTCACTGGTTTATTTGTGTGAAAAATATGGTGTTACAGGTCACGGAATCACGCTTTCTGGGCTAGCTGTCCCTGTCGCAGAAAAAAAAGCAAAAGAGCATGGTGTAGATGCGGGTTTTGAAAAATTACATTGGAATAATCTCGCTCCAAGAAAACCGTATGACGCTATTTATTCAGACGAAGCCATTGTTCACTTCCCTGATTTATCTGCCTATTACGAAAAAATGTATAAATATTTAAAGCCAACTGGATATATGGTTAACAAGGAGTTGCATTTTACACATTCAAAATACAAGCATGCTGGTGATAGATTAAGCCAGCATATCAATAAGGTTTATGGCTATAGTGGTAATTACATTACATGA
- a CDS encoding ion transporter, which produces MGESKKTENHMESRNLKHVLYDVIFGTETPAGRRFDVVLLWLIVASVAALMIDSVSWMSGQWSGYLRLIEWLFTVIFTLEYIVRLYCSPRPLKYAFSFYGVVDFFSILPSYLGLIFPGANYLLVVRLLRVLRIFRILKLVRYLSEANILTRAVFLSRRKILIFFVSVLVLSTIFGSLMYLVEGPEHGFSSIPKSIYWTIVTITTVGYGDITPQTILGQLIASAAMLTGYSILAVPTGIFTAELAQEMQRVRDGVSCRSCRAVGHESDADFCRLCGQSLKK; this is translated from the coding sequence ATGGGCGAATCAAAAAAAACTGAAAATCATATGGAAAGCCGTAATCTGAAACACGTACTTTACGATGTGATTTTCGGAACAGAAACGCCTGCGGGCAGGCGTTTTGATGTGGTTTTACTTTGGCTTATTGTCGCAAGCGTGGCGGCACTGATGATCGATTCTGTAAGCTGGATGTCGGGGCAGTGGAGTGGCTATCTTCGCCTAATAGAGTGGCTGTTTACCGTTATTTTTACGTTGGAGTATATCGTTAGGCTTTATTGTTCGCCGAGACCTCTAAAGTATGCCTTTAGTTTTTACGGAGTTGTTGATTTCTTTTCTATATTACCCAGTTATCTCGGGCTTATTTTCCCTGGCGCCAACTATTTGTTGGTTGTTCGGTTGTTGCGAGTTTTACGTATTTTCCGAATACTGAAATTGGTTCGTTATTTGTCTGAGGCGAACATACTAACGCGCGCGGTATTTCTTTCTCGCCGAAAAATACTCATTTTCTTTGTCTCTGTACTCGTTTTGTCGACAATTTTCGGTTCACTTATGTATCTTGTTGAAGGCCCTGAGCACGGTTTTAGCAGCATTCCTAAAAGTATTTATTGGACAATCGTGACGATTACAACCGTGGGTTACGGGGATATCACGCCGCAAACCATATTGGGCCAACTGATTGCTTCCGCCGCGATGTTAACGGGCTATTCGATACTAGCGGTTCCTACCGGTATTTTTACGGCCGAGCTTGCGCAGGAGATGCAGCGCGTTAGAGACGGTGTATCGTGCCGTTCGTGTCGGGCTGTCGGGCATGAAAGTGATGCTGATTTTTGCCGGCTTTGCGGGCAGTCGCTTAAAAAATAA
- the yciH gene encoding stress response translation initiation inhibitor YciH translates to MKNSKLVYSTDTGRVKEETPAATISPTDGIIRIRRETKGRKGKGVTTLAGFPLDDKSLKVLAKTLKQHCGTGGTVKEGVIEIQGDYRERLQSYLTDKGYTVKFAGG, encoded by the coding sequence ATGAAAAACAGTAAATTAGTCTATTCCACCGATACAGGAAGAGTCAAAGAAGAAACACCCGCGGCCACAATCTCGCCAACCGATGGCATTATACGTATTCGACGAGAAACAAAAGGGCGAAAAGGCAAGGGCGTAACAACTCTCGCGGGCTTTCCCCTCGATGACAAATCGCTCAAGGTCTTGGCGAAAACGCTTAAACAACATTGCGGCACAGGTGGTACCGTAAAGGAAGGCGTTATTGAAATTCAAGGCGACTACCGAGAAAGACTTCAATCCTATTTGACGGATAAAGGCTATACCGTGAAGTTCGCTGGCGGCTAA
- a CDS encoding sensor domain-containing protein: MTKPPISQIARIAQAGQYTLTNNRELLHVLDAMRAVIFYLDRWGTVVYGNRRARRWRSIEETQGKSFVELAQHWDNAIETQREILQVGRTGVPVWGTRERAEEEGCEFWLSVDKIPAINEKQRVNGIILVVTDITENVIKEHALQDSEAKYKAFIANSADAIWRYDICPPIDTCSPVTTQVEQILKRAVLAECNDTLARLYNAESQADVVGMPLHRSGSMSSKHDIQAFIDSGYRLVNQEFTRAGKVDSPRYMETTAIGIVENGYLTRAWGITRDITAHKQYLDHMEYLANHDSLTRLPNRTLLYSTVEKALAEHGHNRMMALLLVDLDRFKEINDTLGHRAGDTVLQQLGPRLEAELSEVDGIVARLGGDEFAIFLPRIRNEQQAVVMGHRFLDCLCEPFRIETIDSEIGASIGVSLYPQQAKDLSTLMRYADVAMYHAKKTLKGVSVYDADHDPHSPTRLELIGALRRAIRKDDLLLYFQPKIDIKTNKVHGFEALVRWDHPTIGMVPPAQFVPIAEKSNMIFSMTCWVMEHAIKQCAIWRSKGYDLSMAINLSPRNVTDDRLLPFLKRMLKRYELDGKHIELEITESVILKDPDRAKDAMDKMALLGVCFAIDDYGTGYSSLAYLKRLPVKTLKIDRSFVHGMCDDEQDEIIVNSTINLAHNLGLNVVAEGVETDNVYQQLVSHQCDSVQGFFIARPMSVEVTTQWLQDSHWSCVQPMVVD; encoded by the coding sequence TTGACAAAGCCGCCAATCAGCCAGATAGCTCGAATAGCTCAAGCAGGGCAGTATACTCTCACCAATAATAGGGAGTTACTGCATGTTCTTGATGCCATGCGTGCGGTTATTTTCTATCTAGATCGTTGGGGTACGGTTGTTTACGGTAACCGACGGGCTAGACGTTGGCGCTCTATTGAAGAGACTCAGGGTAAGAGTTTCGTTGAATTGGCGCAGCATTGGGATAATGCAATTGAAACTCAGCGTGAGATCCTTCAGGTAGGAAGGACAGGTGTACCCGTTTGGGGAACCCGAGAACGGGCTGAAGAGGAGGGTTGTGAATTCTGGCTAAGCGTCGATAAAATCCCGGCAATTAATGAAAAACAACGCGTAAACGGTATTATCTTGGTTGTTACAGATATTACTGAAAATGTCATAAAGGAGCATGCGCTTCAAGACAGCGAAGCTAAGTATAAGGCGTTTATTGCAAACAGTGCTGACGCGATATGGCGCTATGATATTTGCCCCCCAATTGATACCTGTTCACCGGTAACCACGCAAGTAGAACAAATACTCAAGCGAGCAGTGCTTGCCGAATGCAATGATACGTTAGCTAGACTTTATAATGCCGAGAGCCAAGCCGATGTCGTTGGCATGCCGCTTCATCGTAGTGGGTCAATGTCGAGTAAACACGATATTCAGGCTTTCATCGATTCTGGCTATCGGTTGGTTAATCAAGAATTTACTCGTGCCGGCAAAGTGGATTCGCCTCGCTACATGGAGACGACGGCGATCGGCATTGTTGAGAATGGATATTTGACCCGCGCGTGGGGTATTACCCGAGATATTACTGCTCATAAGCAGTATTTAGATCATATGGAATACCTCGCCAATCACGACTCCCTTACACGCCTTCCTAATAGAACGTTGCTGTACTCCACCGTAGAGAAAGCCTTGGCCGAGCATGGGCACAACCGAATGATGGCCTTGTTACTTGTGGATCTCGATCGATTTAAGGAAATAAACGATACTTTAGGCCATCGTGCTGGCGATACAGTTTTGCAACAATTAGGGCCGCGTTTAGAGGCCGAGTTATCGGAAGTCGATGGGATAGTGGCGCGGCTCGGTGGTGATGAATTTGCGATATTTCTACCTAGAATTCGAAACGAGCAGCAAGCGGTTGTCATGGGGCATCGATTTTTAGACTGTTTATGTGAGCCGTTTAGAATTGAAACGATAGATTCTGAAATCGGTGCAAGCATTGGCGTTTCTCTCTATCCGCAACAAGCAAAAGATCTCAGTACCTTAATGCGTTATGCCGACGTGGCAATGTACCATGCGAAGAAAACCTTAAAGGGGGTATCTGTTTATGATGCGGATCACGACCCTCATTCGCCAACCCGCCTAGAGCTTATTGGCGCATTGCGTAGAGCTATCCGTAAAGACGATTTGTTATTGTATTTTCAGCCCAAAATCGATATAAAAACAAATAAAGTTCACGGGTTTGAAGCATTGGTGCGTTGGGATCATCCTACCATTGGAATGGTTCCTCCCGCACAGTTTGTGCCTATCGCAGAAAAATCGAATATGATCTTTTCTATGACTTGCTGGGTAATGGAGCACGCGATAAAGCAGTGCGCTATTTGGCGATCTAAAGGGTATGATCTTTCAATGGCGATAAATTTGTCGCCCAGAAATGTAACTGACGACCGATTGTTACCGTTTTTAAAACGAATGCTTAAGCGCTATGAGTTGGACGGTAAGCATATAGAGCTTGAAATTACCGAGTCGGTTATATTGAAAGATCCTGATCGGGCGAAAGATGCCATGGATAAAATGGCTCTGTTAGGTGTGTGTTTTGCGATTGACGATTATGGTACAGGCTATTCTTCGTTAGCGTATTTAAAGCGTTTACCGGTAAAAACATTAAAAATTGATCGGTCCTTCGTGCATGGAATGTGTGACGATGAGCAGGATGAAATTATTGTGAACTCGACGATCAATTTAGCCCACAATCTCGGTTTAAACGTGGTGGCTGAAGGCGTAGAAACGGATAATGTCTATCAGCAATTAGTGTCGCATCAATGTGATAGCGTGCAAGGGTTTTTTATCGCGCGTCCGATGAGTGTCGAAGTGACTACCCAGTGGCTACAAGATAGCCACTGGTCGTGTGTTCAGCCAATGGTCGTGGATTGA